AGGTTATCATTTTTTCGCTCATTTATGGAAACAGAACATATTTCGGGTCTCAAATTTAACTGGGATTTTGagtaaaatatgagctttcttttgaCGCCAAAATCTCTATTTCTATCAGATTAAGTGgctgggatgaggctattgatcTGGTCACGCTCCTTTAATAATAATTCATGACTTGGCAAATTATTGCAGCATTATTTTTATTAACAACACATAAAATTTACACCATATTAAAAACTATTATACTAGCAGCGGCTGTGAAATTGTAGAGTGGGCTAGTGAAATGAttctaaattaatttttaatcaaAGTATAATCATAGCAAAATGGCATGTGTTTTCCAATTTCTAGTGATGAATATTTGACACTAATGCATGTAAATCAAACATGATTTTAGCAGTTCAATTCATCTACAAAGTCAAATTGATCCAAGTCAAATTTACCGAGATAAAACGAGTGTTGACACCAATGGGTAGGGAGCTTGTTTTGCATGTTGAAACAGGATAAATATAGAAAAATTCATACATAAAACATGTATCTATTATAACCGaagtgaaaaaaagaagaaaaaaagatggAAGCTGTTTGGGATAGCAATGTCATCTCCACGATAATGGATCAGTTTTTGCGTTCGTGTCAATTAAGTATTTATATAAAGCCTGTGATAAAGAAAGCTAGTGATGGTGGAGTAGCAGTGATGTTAAAAGGGTAATTTGTCAGACCTGATAACTGACAACTGTGATTGTGTAGAAACCATTAGCCTCATATAGGCCAGGCTACTGATGCGGAGTCAAGGAGGAGAGGAGTGCAGTGGTCAGAGtattataattaagaaataaattatattaccctttaagaaataaagggtaatgcagtgtcttttacacccaaataatgtgtatgaggcagtaaaatgtaaataatgggtgaggtctAGCCGAAGCCATCACGTAACCGTTCTTACTGCTTCACATTATTTGGGTATAGCAGggacccggcccccaactcaacacaaaagttgacaaccatgagagttaccaaatctttcaaaagcccccatttgcaatgatttttcatcaaatttacccctttttcatgcaaaatcgaggacaaaatatggccaaaaacaaccccttttttgcagttttcaatgactagaatttcaaacacccgctttcaatgattagaatttcaaacaccccttatcaatgacactaaatattgacataaaatttctggattttctcaattaccccttttatcaaaatttcgcagacagtgcaaattaaataccctattatgctaatttcactgtcaaattttacggacagtgcaaattaaataccccctattttgctcatttggaatttgcaggagagcattaaatagctcttctggagccttcaaggagagctgtttaaagtatttacaatagaatatgagagaatggtcaactaaggagagctaaacctctcctatatcagattttaggagagcagtagagagcgattgctctcgctctcctcaaaagacagtccctggtataTAGGTGTATATACAGCAACCTTTATTTCTAATCTattaccccccccaaaaaaaagagtgCAATTGAAAGTTTCACtttttttgcacaaatgttttAAGCTGTTTACATCCATGCAGATTGTGTCTGTGTAAGTGACTACACTTAACATGGGAATTGTAGGTGTAACCATATGTAATGTTCTGCATAGAATGTGGCATGCTGTGCAATATCAGATACAATCCAGGCACATTATTGCATTCAGTGTACTCCCACATAATGTGTTTTGAACAAAATCATAGTGTGCGATTTTGAATAATTGATGGTGGAGGTAGTAAAATTAGTATATAGATTTATTATAAATGAGGTGACTATGTGGTGGGGGAGGGGACACAGGGGCCGAACTCTAGACCTTCCCTATATACAATACaacatgtttttggttttttttttttacaacatggcataactgggcattaacagcagagacgaaaaaaaatcattttgaagctgctgacgaggaaacacccagaaagcgattaacctccctgctgaagctggccctcgatctaatggctggaattttggcaggaagagaattccatagttaggctgtagatggtagaaacgatcattcatggctgacaaggtttgatcttgggatTCCACTGCTAGTTCATGGGATCTCACAAACCGTCGCAACCTGGGatcatggacatggatgtctggcatgTATGCCTATTGCCTACATTCATGGGACAAGGAGAGGATGGGGATGAGTGGGAATCAGACAGAGGGCAAGGATTCCTAAATATGTAGTAGTGAAATTGCCTCATCACTGAAAATATCTGAAATTCAACTTTGCATACACTTTTGATCCTATATATTTCTTATCGATtgcatataattatttttattgttcTTTTGCAGTAACCAATTTGCCGTTCGCTTTGGAAATCAAAACAGAAGTGAAGGGGAACACTGTGAAAGGAGGTGATCTGCATCTAGTATTTGATGGACTCTGTGTCAAGGCAGATGTGTTGGCTAGGCTAGGTGTTATTATTCAAAATGGTAAGTATGGTGAATGGAGATGAAGGAGTGTATCTACAAAGTTGCATGATAGAGCCACCTTATATTCTGGTAATCTCTGTAGTCTAATTGTATACATAAGATCACGATCAACTTTTATTCAAAGGAGTCATATATTTTATCATAACACCATGTGATGCTGACAGTTTGGCCTCTTGGAAGGTGGGCCCATCATCGGATTGGTGGTGTGTGATTGATTGCATGTATTATGGCGCCCCATAGGCTACTGTTGTAATTTTGGGCAGTCGACAGCCCAAAAATACATAAGATGTATTTGTCAAACAACCAAATCGGCAAGAAAGAGTATGTACACAAATATGGCATAGTCCCTTCATGGGAAATTTGACCTGTTTTTGGGACCAAGGAACAGTTTTTTCATCTTGCTTGATGTATTTGTCAAACGACCAAATCGGCAAGAAAGAGTATGTACACAAATATGGCATAGTCTTAGGTATTTTAcggtatcaaaaatatcaacttttttggagtaagTCAGAGGATGAGGCTATGAATCACATAATTAGAGTTTAATTGTTTATTGAAAACGCAATCACATTTTTATGATCTCAAACAGAAAACTCTTTTCATATTGCTAGACCTAACAAGTTTCGTAGCTGAATAATTCTGAATTTAAAGTCATCAAATTGCATCAATCCAATATTGGTCAGTTTTTATGAATTCCATTGTCCAACAGCAGTTGCTATGGTTTTAAATCAACTTGCTTGCTGCACTCTTTGTTAACTCCTGCCAAGTAACAATAGGGTATATTGAATTAATGACATACACATACTTCTAAAATAATATAATGAATCCCATCATGCAACTTGGGAACTCATCATAACATAAATCATGTTGAGTCATCACAGATTTAGACCCAAGGCTCTATGTTCGTTTTAATTGACAATATTTGTTAGTGCCTGGATGTCAgcaccaattaaaatgtttcaTACAATAGCTAGATAATATTTGGCTCCAATTcagtataaaaaaaataatttggtaaCTATTAATATGGATATCATGTCAAGCGCAAGGCTGTGAAAAATGTCATGTCAGAGTCAACCAAGTACGTTTATAATTTGCATTTTTCAAACCTAGCCAACTACCCATGAATATGGCTAATAGCTAATACATGTTAATAAGGACTATGTTAGACATAATATATTTTACGAGAGACCAGATAATTATATCGCCTCATCTGCTAGcatttggtataggcctacatgtattactgAGACATCAGAATTAGGCCTGATAGCAGACAAtgttcaattttgaaaattgggttaaaaaaaCAAATAACAGCCTATCATATGACATTGAATACTTACTGTGTCATACATTTAGGACAGTTCAGTTTACTCAAGGTATATGCAAGTATGATAAAGGTGCAAGTTCCTATTCACATGACATTTAGCAATCGCTGTGTCACAAATTTAGGACATAGTTCAGTTTACTCAAGATACAAACAGACCAAAAACATGACAAGATAAGTTGCCTCAAAATGATTAGTACTGGAAATACCACATCCTTGTCAATGATGTTTCAGTTATGGTACAAAGTTCAAGGCAATTTGTGCCCTAATTTGGCCCATAACATAAATTTAGATTTTGATGTCTTCATGCTAGTTTTGTGTGTAGAATATAtaacaaaatgtttgtaaaaataatgACCTTATTCTATTTGAGTATTATAATTTGATAACCCTTACTTAGGTGTGTGAAAATTATGATCTGCCCCCATACATATATTTATTTGGGACTCCCTACCAAAGAAATGATAACAATTAAGTTACATGTCGTATATCACATTCTGTTATATCTTTATATGCGCCCTGATCATATTCAAATATAAATTGGGACAGAACCGCTATCTGGTCAATTATGGCACATAACAATACCAGAACAGTATATATTTTATACATGTACCATATTCAACAATTCAGGCCTGTGTAACATCTGCATCATTACTGGACATGATGGGCATAATATATATAACTGTTGACACAGGTCTGGACTTTGATACAGAGATACtgtaaagtaatattatattattccACGAACGTAAAATTTTACAAATCTTGGGTGTGGTCTGTTTTTCATTctcagataaataaataaaaaatacagcATATCTGGGGTTTAAAAAACGTGCTTTTTGACAAGAAGCTCAATTTGCCAAAACTTCTTTAAATAGATCTagtcgtattttttttttttacttttcacaTAAGAAAAATGCTGTGAAAATAAATTGATTTACAGTAATCAAAAGATGTAAGCTGATTGCtcttttatatcatttttttatGTAAGTTAATCAGGGTTATAGATACGCCGGTCTGGGCTAACCGGCATGGACCGGTGCCGACCAAcacatgaaaaaaacaaaacaattaaaaaaaaaaaattttacaattttttcccCCACAATAATTTATTCATCACATAGGAATATGAATTTGGTTACCATATATTTTTACCACTTTTACATTTGTATCAATTCAAATATGTTCATTCTCCATGGGTTTTTAGTGCATAGCGTGAACAATTTTTCAAAGGAAACGTGTCTAAGGATGTTTTCTTCAAATCAGACCTATGTCAAAAAAAATTTTCACGAAGAAACTACCCCTTTGTGAGGCACATCCCCTCCCCCATGGGGAAATTTGGGACCTTAGACTTGGAGGAGATCTTGTTTTCcccaaataaagaaatacataagacattGTTTGTAATTTGTTATCTTTATGGGAAATTTGGCCTGTTTTGGGGACCAATGAACAATTTTTTCAGCTTGCTTCTGTGGATCAAGATCATGCGCGCTACAAGCAATACCCTATGTGTCagtgaactaaaatttgcaatgtATGATCCAGGCTTTCTGTCAAGTGTGACATGGAGCCTGAGCGACAAATGGAATACCTATAGCAGGAAACCAATCATGAAGAAGATTTGGAAAGTATGTATATGGCACATGATTCgatcttgattcttgcaaagtATTTTATGGGAATGGTATCAATGGTTTGACTCtcacaaattaaagccatattaaatATACGATCTTATGATATGaaattcatatttatttattttttcgaacCTGATGTTTTGgcatgtaatgtttacatatgtcctaacttacacctaaatggaatcagccaaatgtttGTCAGATttacagagcaattttgacataaatgtctTTCAGACATTAAGTCCCTCATAGTTCTCCACGTAAAAACATCCAAAATAgccaagggtttttttttcactattCCTTGTAATTTTACTTAAAATGGTCAGAAACATTTCGTGACAGTTgtaactaatattatttcagcattttgagtaaagaataacaaaattaaagtaatgtGATGGAaagtgtacattatggcttttaactGACAATGTTTAAAGGCTTCAATTTAGCACACCAACATTGATTCACAGAAATTATTTATGAAAAGCTTTGTAGAGATTTGATaccccattgggctattccagttgaaatccttacacccctatggaagacatgacttatcttccacacagggactgtgaatttcaaatggagttacctgaatgggagattccatttgtaatctacatccctgtgtgggagattaaggatgcCTATGAATTAACTAAATTTATACAAGAATTACATTTATAACTGTGTATTCTTTTTCTATTCCTGTGTAGGTCCTTCATCACAACCTAATGGCGATGTTGGCAATGCTCATAGAGGGCGCTCTAATTCATCACAACCAAACAATGCTCAGCGACCATCACAAGGCGACTTAGCATCCCAAGCGGCAGCAATAGCAGCTGGGGCGCTGGAGCAGCTAACGATTCACCAGGAGTGGGGCAAGGAGGAGATCAGCACCACAGCCGCCTCCTGGTAGGCCTGCTAGGCCTAATAATCCTCCTCCATGTAAGTGATAATTGCAATCAATATTCACAATACTACCAATGTAGAAAGTTTCAAGACtcttttcaagacatatttcaATGAGTTGGTGTTCTTTTTTCTTGCTTGTATATGTTTTCTATTCATCTCTTTTCATAGTGTTTTGTAACTTTTGgcaaaggcgctatataaatggttgttgttaatgttatactttataattattatttcagaGAACTTATAATGCACATTTCCCATGCACTGTACATAGGAATAAAGTATAATATATGCAGCATAACATAAGTACAAGAAGATATAAAAAACAGTATATACTTTACAAATAGTATTTGGTTCTTGTTAGTACAAGTGTTATAATCAAAATTCTCCTTGTAAGTGATACACTTTCCATGATGAATAATAACTCAAACTATTGCAATTCTATCACTTTTAAGAAAACTGTCAACCCTTGGTTACAAAATCTAACAACAAATTAATTTGTGTTGTCATTTGTGTAGTAGCAAGAACATCTGCCACATCGTCCACAACCAATACCACAACCTCAACTGCTCCGGCAGGTGGCTTGTCAACACCAACAGGTACTCCTCCGACAGGGAGAGCCAGCACTACAGCCAGCTCTGCACCTGCCAGTGGTACCACCAACACCACCGACGAAAGCACGGCAGGGGCATCAGGGAATCAGATGCCTAATCTAGACCTACAGAAGCAACCATTACCGGCCGGATG
This DNA window, taken from Amphiura filiformis chromosome 16, Afil_fr2py, whole genome shotgun sequence, encodes the following:
- the LOC140136301 gene encoding E3 ubiquitin-protein ligase Itchy-like; protein product: MASGQTQAPLSQLQVTIKSAKLKDTGSGFFSKGDPYVEMTVDGQPPRKTEVVKKTWHPSWNEHFTVLVKPDTCLDFKVFNHFAIKSDVPLGHGQVQLLPLLKAHNGKLTNLPFALEIKTEVKGNTVKGGDLHLVFDGLCVKADVLARLGVIIQNGPSSQPNGDVGNAHRGRSNSSQPNNAQRPSQGDLASQAAAIAAGALEQLTIHQEWGKEEISTTAASW